The genomic interval TAAACGCGGTGCTCTGTTGTTTTGTATGGCACTGGCCATCTTGCTGTGCGCGTGGGCCTAAACGcagtgctgttgttttgttggtGGCCTGCTGTGCTTGGCATTTCCTGCGACGTCGCTTGTCGCGCGCTCTTATTCTCATCTAAATGCGTCTCTTCTTTTAGAGCACCCAACTCGCTCTCTTCTATAAGTAACCAGGGCTGGCACAGGGACTTACTGGCAAAACGGTCACCGTTTTCCTCAGTATGCGGATTGTCTGAAACAGCAACAGAGACGTGTTAGCCTTTTTCAAAATATGATTCAAAACCAATTTTCCTGTAGCTGAGCCTAAACACAGGTGAGGTGAACTCTATCATTATGAATTGGTAAACAAACAAGTTACACAGCTAGATTATTTTATGCTGATATTTGTGATCCATAAATTGATGCAGTGAGCATCAAAGGCGTTTGATAGGGGGTGAATCTTCTCAGAGACGCACAAGCGTgcgcctgtgtgagtgtgtgtacctggtagTGTGTGCTGTAGTGCTTGTCTTCCTGCACGATCTccacctctctgcctcctctgatCAGGACTGTCCTCACCGCGCGCCCAGCCAGGTGAGTGTGCAGCTGCGAAGCGAAAATATGGATCCCCCTGGGAGGCAGGGCCTGTAGGAGACGCGTGGAAATAAACACCACAATGATGACTGACGACGTACCTATGAAGGAATAGCCCGATGACACTTTATTTAAACGGCACAATTAAACGCCACAATAACTATTCACTTTACCTACgaacaaattaatttaacacTCAGCTCAATTTAGAGGGCACTGCTGTAGGACTGGCTGATCTATTAAGCGATTTGCGTTCTAGTGATGGTCTGACTAAAGTTGGCCTTGTAGTCTGTTGTCAAATTCCGGTTTGTCTGTTTCACTCAAATCTCCACGTCACTCAAAACCTCCAGTGGCTTCTGCTGTCTAACAGGCCACCATTGTACATATCCTCCTAGAGGATATGTTCTTAATGACTTGCCTGCTTtcattacactgtgtgcacaattattaggcaagttgtatttttgaggattcattttattattggaCAACTACAGTGCTTTTGGCCAatccaaaatattaataaacctcaaacctgaatatttaagtgaggttttggctttcttaggagaatatctgtgtgcataattattattattattattattattattattattattattattatttattatcatttataaactaaatgaaaaatggaaattttccccatttcacttatttattattctcactttaacagatgaaaataacaTCATCTGTATTAACAATCATAAgtcttccattcatggagtctgtcagtttcttaatttgttgacgatcaactttttgtgcagcagcaaccacagcctcctgaacagacactgttcagagagatGTATACTGTTGTCCTTCACGGTAAATCTCCCACAAGTTCTCAACttggtgaggaagggggccgtttcattattctttcatctttaaggcctttactggctagccacgcagtggagtacttcgatgctTGTGATGgaacattgtcctgcataaaaatcatggtcttcttgaaagatacagactttttcctgtcccactgcttgaagaaagtgttttcaaaaaactggcagtaggtttggggactgattttgagtccatcttcaacctgaaaaggtccaactagctcatctttaataataccagcccatagcagtaggccacctccaccttgctgacGTCTGAGTCGaaatggagctctgtgcccgaTACTGATCCAGGCcacaggcccatccatctggtccgtcaagagtcactcgCGGTCTCTGACGTTTCatcttatgtgtcttgttcagtggtggttgggtgtctctgagtactgaacaccttgtacgtCTGAGCACTCAAGGTAGGTCCTGGAATATGATAGCACTGTAGGATGAcgggttcctggtcgcttcacctttgattcttctcaaatgtTTGGCAGTTTTTTGTGTCTTCTTTTCTTGTGACCATGTTGACCATttgcaataaaatgtttgacGGCTCTATGATcacaccccaatatcttagcaattttaagagtgctacatccctctgaaagaccttttacaatttttgacatTTCAGAGTCAGTAAAACCTCTTTTTTGGctcattttgcctgaggaaaagaagctacccaataattatgcacactttgatatagggtgttgatctccttaggccacaccctccttcaTTATGCAAATACATGTCACCTAAATCTAATAAGCACTCAAGTTTATACAggttggagttggaaaatatgaataaaaataatgatatggtcaaatactctcttgcctaataattgtgcacacagtgtaaagcttaaataaatgtttaaaaagcataaaaatagATGTGCACAAAGTTCTTCttaattttttcttaaaattaaatgaaaaaattaattccGCCAAGACCAGCAATCGGGCAATAACATCAACCTGTTTCTGAAAAATGAGTGTcaagaacattttaatgaattataAAACAGATATGCTTTGCACCATCTTCTCTGTAGCAGCATCTCTTACTGACTATATACAGACAATATTAGTCTTAACTCTTATATACAGACAATTTTAGTCATAACTGAAGAGCTACAAACCACTTTTCCCAGTTAGGACAGATCtaattttatattgtatatgacCTTATTGCAGAAATTTGTTAGGCTAACTACTGGCTTACACTAGAATAATgatgttttcaaaaatatttctgtctttGAAACACATGTTGCCCTTTGCTGTAGGTTAACCCTTGTCTTTACCGCACATTTAACAGCATTCAGACCAATGATATTCCGACATTTTCATGGTACCACTCACCGTGCGTGTGCACTTGGCTGTACAATATCCAGTTAGCTGAAAGTCGGTCTGGCGAGGAGGGATAGCCATAACGGGTGTGTACACGAGACCCAGTTCCATGATCCCTGCGTCGAACCGCCGCAGAGATGGACTGTACCACAGACGGATGCCCGAGGAGTCGTGGCGACCTGTATCACATACGCAAAATGCAGCCTATCATTCCATCCGTCAGGGGATACTGTAGCAAAACTagcacaacaaaaatgttttgatgtgtaAATGACtttgaaatgattttaaagGCAACACCACATTGAGAAGTGAGAGCTTCATTTTCTTTAGGGCAACGCAAACACTTATGGTGAGTAGTAAGCCAACTACTTCTTCCTCAGTGTTCACCGCTGGCCCTAAAAAGCAGTGGTGTGGAGGAGCATAAAGCTGACCTGAGTCACATCAGGTTGACCTCAGAGACACATGACGCTGACCTCAGAGACACATGACGCTGACCTCAGAGACAGATGAGGCTGACCTCAGAGACACATGACGCTGACCTCAGAGACAGATGAGGCTGACCTCAGAGACACATGACGCTGACCTCAGAGACACATGACGCTGACCTCAGAGACAGATGAGGCTGACCTCAGAGTCACATCAGGTTGACCTCAGAGACACATGACGCTGACCTCAGAGACAGATGAGGCTGACCTCAGAGACACATGACGCTGACCTCAGAGACAGATGAGGCTGACCTCAGAGTCACATCAGGTTGACCTCAGAGACACATGACGCTGACCTCAGAGACAGATGACGCTGACCTCAGAGACACATGACGCTGACCTCAGAGACAGATGAGGCTGACCTCAGAGACACATGACGCTGACCTCAGAGACAGATGAGGCTGACCTCAGAGACAGATGAGGCTGACCTCAGAGACACATGATGCTGACCTCAGAGACACATAACGCTGACCTCAGAGACAGATGGGGCTTACCTTAGCCATGCATGAGTCTTACCTCAGACGGATGAGCCTGACCTCAGAAATGGATGTCACAATCAAGTTCCGAAAATCAAAGAGCCCTGTTGGACTAATTAGGAGCATGTCTGCCTaaccgtgtttgtgtgtgtctctctgtgtctctgacaggcttactgtgtgtgtgtgtgtgtgtgtgtgtgtgtgtacctgagatGAGGAGTGGGTTGTGATAATGAACCTCCAAACGAAGAAACCTAGAGGAACCTTCTCCTCCGAGAGGTAAGCCAGCATCAGGAGGGTAGTAAAATGCCTAtgcaacacacaccacacacacacacacacacacacacacacacacacacacacacacacacacacacacacacacacagtgtgttatATTTAATCAAACCTTGGGTGTTTCTATGATCAACTTCACTTCAGTGCTTTCTGAATCATCTAACAACCCTTCATGATGGATAGTGTACCTGTTCCTAAGGTAAAACAACCCTTCATGAATCCTCTTTTGAAAGCTTCAACAATGCCATCCAAGGACAGCTTTACATAACTGACCTGCTTTCTTTCCCTTCCACCTGTTCTCTccccagttctctctctctctctctctgtctccgtcgGTCTttctcttactgtctctctctgtctctctatctcaccgTTCTGGCTTTATTTGTATCCCTTCCTTTTAGAAGCATCATGccataaaacaaatgaatataaaaaaagTGCCCAACACCatctataaaaaataaaatgtcacaaaaacaaacaaaagaaagaaagaaacagacctCTGTGTTTCGCGCCTAAGCTCATCTCTCCAGCTTGCTTCCTGCCTGCTGTGGATTTGTTAGTTCTGCTCCAGTGTAATCCAGttggaatctctctctcttcctcatccccCCTTTTCCCTTTGGCACCTGACGCTGCCACTGCCGGAAGGCCTCAGTCCGCCCTCCACGCCGCTTCAATCCCCAGCGGGTGCCTGGGGAACGTGGGCGAATGCCAGCCTGCTCGCCGGTACGTGTCTTTAGAGATGCCGAACGCACTGCTTCTTAATACCTGCTCTCTTGGGGCCTGAACTGTTCCCTATCAGTCAGAGAAAAGCCCAGAGCTGAGCCATTAGCAATGGTGAAGTGATCAGAATGGCAGTGCAGAGCGAGAGGTGTCAACGGGAGTGTTTattgatttcatttatttatttatgatgtcGTTTGTTCACGAGTGATATTGCCCCACCCACATTTATAATGTTTTCTAGCTTGGTGGCATCAAATGAGACCCTGTGAAATAAATCAGAAAAGATATCTATGGGATTTCAGTAGTGGGCGAAGTGGGGTcacggtggtggtggtggtggtggtggtggtgggagcaCTGATGGGGTGATTGTGTTGGTGCGGGGAGGAGGTGGTTctgcaggggtgggggtgcagtGGGGTCacaggggtggtggtggtggtggtggtggtgggagcaCTGATGGGGTGATTGTGTTGGTGCGGGGGGGAGGTGGTTCTGCAGGGGCGGGGGTGCCGTGGGGTCacaggggtggtggtggtgggagcaCTGATGGGGTGATTGTGTTGGTGCGGGGGGAGGTGGTTctgcaggggtgggggtgcCGTGGGTCacaggggtggtggtggtggtgtgggagCACTGATGGGCtgattgtgttggtgcaggggGGAGGTGGTTCTGCAGGGGCGGGGGTGCCGTGGGGTCacaggggtggtggtggtgggagcaCTGATGGGGTGATTGTGTTGGTGCGGGGGGGAGGTGGTTctgcaggggtgggggtgcCGTGGGGTCacaggggtggtggtggtggtggtgggagcaCTGATGGGCTGATTGTGTTGGTGCGGGGGGGAGGTGGTTCTGCAGGGGCGGGGGTGCCGTGGGGTCacaggggtggtggtggtgggagcaCTGATGGGGTGATTGTGTTGGTGCGGGGGGGAGGTGGTTCTGCAGTGGTGGGGGTGCCGTGGGGTCacaggggtggtggtggtggtggtgggagcaCTGATGGGCTGATTGTGTTGGTGCGGGGGGGAGGTGGTTCTGCAGGGGCGGGGGTGCCGTGGGGTCacaggggtggtggtggtgggagcaCTGATGGGGTGATTGTGTTGGTGCGGGGGGGAGGTGGTTCTGCAGGGGCGGGGGTGCCGTGGGGTCacaggggtggtggtggtggtggtgggagcaCTGATGGGCTGATTGTGTTGGTGCGGGGGGGAGGTGGTTctgcaggggtgggggtgcCGTGGGGTCacagaggtggtggtggtggtggtggtggtgggagcaCTGATGGGGTGATTGTGTTGGTGCGGGGGGGAGGTGGTTCTGCAGTGGTGGGGGTGCCGTGGGGTCACAGGGGTGGTGGTGCTTTACCTCAGCGCCCAGAGCCCACGCTGCCAACACGTGGCGACAGTAGTTCAACGAGTGCGGCTTCATCTTGGAGTCGCACAAGCCGCTGTACTGGGGCATGGCATCCGTGCGTGGGGAGCACTCAAACACCTCGATGTGGTGCACAATCGCCTCATTGCCAGCACTCACGACTGCCTCGTACTGcggagagagagcgacacagagggacagaaacaggaagagagcgagagagagagagagagagagagagagagagagagagagagagagactggcttATTTATGATAGTACAGTACACAACGTACACCAGTTACCAACGTACATAAGGTCCAATACGACGTGGAAAAACAGAGCTGTTAAAAAGAAGTGGCGTCAGAGATGCCCCAAGGAAGATAAGTTTCTTGGAGATCAGAAATATTGGTATCAGTAAAACAATAACACATTCATTCAGATGAAATGTGAACATTTCATTAATAGATTAACACTGTCCAACATACATGGTCTTTTTAGATGgattggattttaaaaaatgcgcACTCCATCAATGTGCAGCTCACATCACCCTAATTTGATATCAGTTACACTGGCTTCTCGTTCCTGAACGCATTCAGTATAAACTCCTCCTCCTTACACTCAGAGCTCTGCACAGGCGTGCACCTCCCTACCTATCTGAGCTCCTACACTCATACTGCCCCACCCGTACACGTCAGTCCtctgatgcaggtctcctctccatccccaagttcACATTGATCTTTGTAGGAGGCAGATCTTTAGAGTTTTAACATCACCTATGGCATTAGTTACCATTAATATTACTagttagcattaacattacctATGGCACTAGTTACCATTAACATCACCTATGGCACTAGTTACCATTAACATTACGCATGGCACTAGTTAGCATTAACATCACCTATGGCATTAGTTAACATTAACATCACCTTTGGCACTAGTTACCATTAATATTACTagttagcattaacattacctATGGCACTAGTTACCATTAATATTACTagttagcattaacattacctATGGCACTAGTTACCATTAACATCACCTATGGCACTAGTTACCATTAACATTACGCATGGCACTAGTTACCATTAACATTACGCATGGAACTAGTTAGCATTAACATCACCTATGGCATTAGTTACCAATAACATCACCTATGGCATTAGTTACCATTAACATCACCTATGGCATTAGTTACCATTAATATTACTAAATACCATGAACATCACCTATGGCACTAGTTACCATTAACATCACCTATGGCATTAGTTACCATTAATATTACTAGTTAGCATTAACATGACCTATGGCACTAGTTACCATTAACATTACCTATGGCACTAGTTACCATTAATATTACTagttagcattaacattacctATGGCACTAGTTAGCATTAATATTACTATTTATCATTAACATATGGCATGTTGCCATTAACAAATAATGAGCttcagaattatttatttatttattttactaacaattaaattttacatttgcatttttacattttgatttaacgtctgtacaaaaaaacaaaaaacaacaacaacaaaaaacaaacagtatttCTATTATAAAAGTTTGCCCTTGATTGATAGACCATGGACTTTATGAGTGTAAAAAGGTGGAAATATGGTTTTAAGTTGTCTGAACTTAATTCATACTTTAAATTGAAATTAATTCCTTTAAtgtctatttaaatatttcactctATTCactatatttaattttctttccttttactTTTTAACTTTGCAAATTACTTCCTGAAGTGATAGATCTCAGGATGTAATAACCTTTGTTTGTCttgtattcattttattctctttaaagcactttgtaaactgtaTTATAGAAAATGCTATACAAAaggttataataataataataataataataataatattattattatctctgttttcatttattgtttcatttgttatttattttcagttattgTTTCCATGTGTTGTGTTTCGTGTTTGTATGTACGGTACTATCCCGGGTCACCCAAGGAGGATGGGCTCCTTCTGGCACCTGGTCCTCCCGAGTGTCCTTACATTTGAGGGACTTACACCCGAGGGTCCTTCCTTATGCTCATGGGAGTTACACCTGAGGGAGTTACACCCGAGGGTCCTTCCTTACACTCGAGAGAGTTACGTCCAAAGGGTCCTTCCTTACACCCGAGGGTCGTTCCTTACGCTCATGGGAGTTACACCAGAGAGTTACACCCGAGGGTCCTTCCTTACACCTGAGGGAGTTACACCTGAGGGTCCTTCTTATGCCACAAGAGAGTTGCACACGAGAGAGTTAGTTCTTGCACCTGTTGCCTTTTGGGTCTTTGAAAAATTACTCTAAAGCTCTTTTGAGAATATCAGTTGTTAAAGCGATAGACACATTTGAATTGAATCTATACATCATAGGTACATTTGAACTGAAGTGAAATGAATTGAGTTACTGTTACTTCAtgctgtaaaaaatgtttttaccatAATGCAGTATCACCCGAAGGTCCTTACCATGACGATGTGGTTCTTGGGCATCCTGGGTGGTAGCTGGTAGGTGTAGCACCAGTAGGTGGTCTCCTGGGTAGGGATGACGATGTTAGGAGCCAGAACCTCCAGCGCACGCACGTCACGTGGAAGACTGGGGGTGGGCGTGTCTGGACGCAAAAGCAGGATTCGCTGAAGGCCGGTTTGGAGGCGGGACACGTTGAGCTTCTGGAGCGAGTACACTGGCTGTTCCAGGATAGCATATATCAAGTGGACAGTGCCTTCCTGCCAATCAGAGCAGTGCCTACTCAGTACAGGAACTGGTATTGcacttaaatgtttgttttcggGATGGTTATAATCTACTGAAGATTTTATATTATACTGCACAATTGTGTCTCTCAACAAACCCAAATTGActcgcacacgtacacacacacacatacactcctgcCTTCTACATCTCTCTACTTACAAATGCGCTTCTCTTGTACATAGTccccctttctctttcccccactttgtgtgtgtgtgtgtgtgggggggggggtcgtacAACACCTCTATAACATAGTCGTGAGGGTCACAGGTGTTGAAGGGCCTCTTGAAAAGCAGACAGAAGCCCTCTGGGGTGTTGCGTGCCTCCAACAGCTGATAATCCTGCTGACTGTCCAGCATGACCCTGCCCTGAGCATCACTCCAGGcgtcctacacacacaaacacaccaacgctcaagcacacacaccattgcaCACAAGCCAGAGTGCCAAAAGCTATGGGCTTCAGTTCCATGTGAGCATGTAGTGCACAGTGTACTCCAGGCTTGTCCTGCCTGTAAACTTTCTTTTGCAAGGACATAATGGTTTTCGGGGACAGGCTGGTGTCTCCTCATTCACGGACAGGCTGTTGTTCTCCCATTGGAGGACAGGCTGGTGTCCTCCCTTTCGGAGACGGGCTGgtatcctcctctggctgtcAGAGAGCTTGAGCGGCTCCTCTTCTCCGCGGCTCAATCCTAATTCATCCCCTGCTGACTGCCCCTAGTTCCTCCCTGTAGTCGCTCCCACGAAACACTCTGGAGGAGCCACACTGCAGAATAACACTGTTTAATTATCATATACCTTTTAAGAACTTACTTTAATTCTAGCAGAACTGGAAGGCATTACTTAGCAGCCACTGTGACATCTGCACCTGTCTGCTCTAATCTGCACTTTGGCATATAGCCTGGAGCTCATAGGTAAAGTATGGTTTTTCCAAATCgttctgtttttctcatttgtacatttttcctcttcattACAGAGTGGACTATTGTTTTCCATCCACGCACTTTGTAACTTTGCCAAGgagcagtttaaaaaacaaacaaactgagaTGCAATCTGTCAAAATGATTTAACATCAGCAGTGTTGCGACCCAAACTGTCAGAGCCAGCCAACAGCGACCCATTCAGCGCTTGCTGGTGGGAAACCGGCTGGGAAGCTGAGAAGGCGTGGAAATGATGGGGGTGATGAAGGTGATGCTGGCACCGCCATGACCTTCATCTCTCAGAGTAACTCATCAGGCGATGCCAAAGAAAGACATACAGGGTAGTATTTTCAAAAACTGTGTCAGCACggacaaactgaaaataaaccagtatttgtgtgtgtgtgtgtgtgtgtgtgtgtgtgtgtgtgtgtgtgtgtgtatacgtgggGGAGGGTGTGATTTTGCAGGTCTATCATAGCAAGACCCATCAACGAAGGCTCTTCACACTCTAGAGAGACTGGAAGACACCGAGTACAGATTCCCAACAGAGAAAATGACCCACTGTTGTGTGTTCTTCCCCAGGTCTGACATGTGTCTCAGAGGAGTTCTAAAGCTGCGTGACTCCCTCTCTCGTTCGCTTGCATTGACTCACCTAAGTGAATTCAGACGTCATATTGTAGTAGATATAAATGATACACGGGCATTTAGCTTACTGgctaaagtaaaacattttgctAGAAAAATACTCTAATCCTTGAAAAACATTAATCACATACCACAAAAGCAGATAATTTTATCAGACAGATACAATTCCAGTCAGTTACTGCAAGAGCCAAAATGATAACAATAACCCAGTAGCTGTAGGGATCAGTCTGAGCCTGCTCAGTTGTTTAATTGCGCTTTGTTCTCTACATACTGAACTATATTCACATGCCCAAGGCAAGCGAGCCTATTTCCTCATCTGCTGTGCTCTGTTCTCAAATGTGGTTTTCTGTTAGACAGTCCACCATAATGCAGAAAACACAAGTCTCAAGGGATTTTCTCATCGCTGAAGCCATCTAAGAACTGTATCACCTCTCCGACAAATTGAGCTTGGCCCCTGTGCTTGTAAATAGTAAAGAATTGATAACTGATTTGGGAGTCGTGCTTTCCCATGGGTTCTGAAGGGTGTTTATATTTCTAAGAACATTTTTCTCTAAGTGGTCtcttaatgttttacagttGTCCATTAgaggtttgggttttttctgtGTGATCTGGGttagttgttttaaaagagtttgctaaaaatgagaaaaatctATGAGAATGCACTACAAAAAAGAATCTGTTGTACTATGAAAAGGACCCTAGTTTTAGATGCTTTAGCAATCAGACATAATCCAAGGGTCTCGTAATTCTGGCTTGACCGGCtaacacaaacatgtctgctaaatgtcaatCGATAAAATGTCAGTCTCCTACATCTAAGTATCGTCTTACCCCAAAGTAAGACTTGTGTCCGTCATCCCAGAGCAGTATCAGGTCGGCGTCGGTGGGCTCTCCCCGGTCCGACATGCCCAGCAGCAGACCGTGCCGTAGCTCTTTGGCCCGCAGCTCCAGGTACACCTCCTGCCGGGAGTAGCTGACGTTCCAGGCGAGCTGCAGCCGGCCGGCCGGATCCAGCGGTACGTGGTGGGACATGGCGGCTCTCGGGGACTTTGCTGAAGGTGGAGCAGAGGGAGCCTGGTAGGGGGCGACCAGGAGCACCACCAGGACGGCGAGCAGGGTCGCGTACATCAGCGCAATGTCCTGCAGACGCAGG from Electrophorus electricus isolate fEleEle1 chromosome 17, fEleEle1.pri, whole genome shotgun sequence carries:
- the dbh gene encoding dopamine beta-hydroxylase, which codes for MRLLNKDLRLQDIALMYATLLAVLVVLLVAPYQAPSAPPSAKSPRAAMSHHVPLDPAGRLQLAWNVSYSRQEVYLELRAKELRHGLLLGMSDRGEPTDADLILLWDDGHKSYFGDAWSDAQGRVMLDSQQDYQLLEARNTPEGFCLLFKRPFNTCDPHDYVIEEGTVHLIYAILEQPVYSLQKLNVSRLQTGLQRILLLRPDTPTPSLPRDVRALEVLAPNIVIPTQETTYWCYTYQLPPRMPKNHIVMYEAVVSAGNEAIVHHIEVFECSPRTDAMPQYSGLCDSKMKPHSLNYCRHVLAAWALGAEAFYYPPDAGLPLGGEGSSRFLRLEVHYHNPLLISGRHDSSGIRLWYSPSLRRFDAGIMELGLVYTPVMAIPPRQTDFQLTGYCTAKCTRTALPPRGIHIFASQLHTHLAGRAVRTVLIRGGREVEIVQEDKHYSTHYQTIRILRKTVTVLPGDDLLTKCTYNTEDRTKPTVGGFGIMEEMCVNYVHYYPRIQLELCKSHVDPSFLQKYFSLINRYHGGEGCSCSLTSVEEEFSSVPWDTFSGEVLSSLYSTSPITMHCNQSTAELFPGNWERQKIPEVSVELQPHPYPCELGRLATQGGGPTEVGPAHTG